The genomic window AAGAAATGTGATCATTATTGATCAAGCAACAGATGCAATTTCCAAAACACAGTGCATTCTGAGATCGAAATTAAGTTCAAGGGAAAGGCTGCTGTGTTTTGGACACTTGCTAAAGTGCGTTCTGgttcaattttaaaagaaattactCTTAGCGAAGCCAGAATTGGAGTTTGAACAGCACACTGGGGTCAATTTACAGTCATTTAAGAGCTGGAATCTGCAGTGTAGAATTTACCTTTTTAATATGGCTTCTTGATTTGAATTTCCCTTGTAGGTATGATCATATTAAACCCTCTGCTGGAAGGGGCATAGGTGTCCTTGGGGCAGAAGGAGAATACAGCAGTCGACCTCTTCCACCAGTTATCCCACAAAGCTGCAACATTGCAGCACCCCTCATTGGAGGAAGCCACATTGCAGCCACCGGCATTGGTGGAAGCAACTTTGCCATCCCAGTCATCGGGGGAAACAGCATTGGCATCCCTATCCTAGGAGGAAGCCACATTTCAGCCCCAATTATTGGCAGCAACCCAGCAGAAACTGGGCGACGTGGAAAGAAACCACTGGTGCTGAGGGATAGAGGTGAGTTTCGCTACTTAAGGTTCTCCTTCACACTGCTGCAATACGGTGCAATGCAACtggtttttatatagcgcctttcacaatagAGGTATCACAAAGCGCTGTACCAAGAATAAGCCATATCGAAAAGGAATGTTTTTATCCTACTTTTAGTGAGTCAGCCTGGTGGATATTCTCAGGGAGTGAGTTCCAGAGTCTGGGCGCATAATTAGAAAAAGATAAGGGACAAGGCGGAAGGAAGAAACAGAGAGCAGACCCGAGGAGTTGGAGGAACACAGAGAGCTACCCAGAGTGTACGGTGTCACCAGCTCACGAATGTAATCTGGACCCTACAAGCCTTGTATGTCAGGATTAGGgcattaaaatcaattatttgctTTACAGGCAGCCATTGTAAGGAAACCAAGACAGGGCTAATGTGCTGCCTTCATTTTGTACGAGTTAGGAGGCGCGCAGCGTAGTTTTGCAGGAGCTAAAGTCGTGACAGGGTAGAGTCAGGAATGTCTATAAAGAGAGTGTTACAGTAATCAATCCTATAAGAGGTAAAAGCGTGAATTGGGATCTCTGCATCCTTTTCAGACAGCATGGGCCGGATTCTAGAACTGTTCCTAAGACATTTTTGTAAGTGCACGGATGTGAGAATCAAAAGAGAGCTCAGTGTCAAAGATAACTCCAAGATTCCTTGCTGCATATATAAGTTCAAATTGATTTGATTAAAGAACAGCGAGTAAGAGGAGGATTTTTTCAAATGATGCCTGGAACCAATCAGCATAACTTCAGTTTTACCTCAGTTAAGCTGAAGAAAGTTGTTATTCATCCAGGATTTAATGTCACTGAGACAAAGGGAAAGAGCAGAAGAAGCGTGTTCATCAGAAggattaaaagagaaataaatccGAGTGTCATCAACATAAAAATGAAAGCCCATGTTATGTTTCTGGATTACCTGCCCAAGAGGGAGTGTGTGTAAATGCTGAAAAGAAGTGGAGCCAGGACTGAACCCTAGGGGGACCGCAGAGGTCACTGACACAGAACCTGAGGAATAACCTCCCAGTGAAACAAACTGGCACCTAGAGGAAAAGTAAGCTTTAAACCAGCCAAACACTGAGCCGAAGATACAATCGTCAGATTTGAGGCggtctctctgtatgtgtgttttcTAGCAGTTAaatataaaagtgtgtgtgtctgtgtatatatgagagagaaTACACTTGGGATGAATGTTCTGTCAGTATGGAAAGAATACAGTTATAAGGACTCGGATAATAGATGCAGGAATTTTATGGTATTCAATGGCTTTAAGgtatttttcttcacattttttgaGCAATGTCTGAGTTTGGTCAGgtttaattctaaaaataaacattgtaaaacccaaTACCCTTTTCTATTACCCTTGCCAAGTGTCAATAAGAACAGTGCTGTTGCATATAATCTTTCAACAATCTACTGTGAGAAGAGACATAAATCAACATACTTAAGCACACCAGTACTTAATACTCTAAGAGGCAAGCATTTTATATTGAACTGCTTCAGACATTTCCCTCTGGCTGCTGGAAAATCCAAAACATCTGTGGCTGCGAACTTAAGCTACAGTTGTGTAATTTCTTTAACCactatattttaaatttatttcaaccaattaaaaatatattaaactgacACTAGAGGGCATAAAGTTACTATTTTcacacactttttgtttttaaagataaaatggTGATGACAAGCAAAACTAGCTTGGTCCAAACAGGTTAAATCCTATCTCTGTCACATCGAGAAGAAGCAgtgctgtaattgttttaaaattaaaaaaataaaataaaatctgcttcTTTTTCTTAACTTTTCTTCAGCACTGTGCACTTCAGATGAAAGGACACCGCAGTACAGAGTAGATGACTATAAGACGCCTGAGCCTGGATGCTGGGGTTACCAGGATGAGGCATTAAACATCAAACCTCATTCTTATCTGGAAGCCATTCGAAGCGGGCTGGAGGATTCGACTGCTGGCAGCTCTTTTGCAAACCCCCAGCAGCTGTGTCCTTATGCAGCTGCCGGCCAGTGCCACTTTGGAAGCAGCTGTGCTTATCTGCATGGAGAGGTGTGCGAGATCTGCACGCTGCAGGTGCTCCATCCCTTTGACCCAGAGCAGAGGAAAGCACATGAGAAGGTGAGGAGACCCATGCAATGAGCTTCAGGCTGCACATGAGGGGGTGATAGATATCTACAGCCTGAAACCTCCAGCTATAAATTATCAAGCAAATACAATTGCCACTACAGGGTGATTAATAAACAATgccccatataaaaaaaaaaatattaccgaGCATGTTTATAATGGAGCTCCGCTGTTGGCCTGACACATTGTAGTTTGTTGATTAGCAAAGACTGAATATCCAGAATGACAGTCGTGATGTTTAAACCTTCTGTCCTAGTTTTGTCCTGTAATTGGGCAATGTTTTTCAGTGTACCAACTGATGTTTTGGCATGTTAGATCTGTAAATCGTTTTTTAATCAAAACCTTGTTCAGCTTTTATTTATTGTGGCAGCAAGaacaagtttaaatgttaagaTTGTTAACTCACATCAAagagctacttaaaaaaaaaaaaaaaaaaaatctgtttatagTTGCATGCTGGTGGGATATTGTCCAGAGGACACCTACTATTAAGTAAAACCTTGTCTAGTTTGCAGTTTCTCAGAAAAGATGAAGTGTATTGGAGGAGGCTGCTAACCACGTCTAAAAGAAAACATACTTATCTTGCAAAGAAATGTGATGCTatcttatttaaatgtgtttcttctgGCTGCTGCTCTTGCAAAACTGAATCCTGCGTCTCCGTAGCACCAATCTGATGTAGATAAATACAGATGCATAGAAGCTGCCGCgccaaagaaaatatgttttgcacTTTAATAGACAGTGGCAGATGTTTTTAGTTAACTGTTTTTGaagcaaatatttgtttttaaacacaagtTTTCACTACCCCAAGTTTACTTTTCCGCAAAATTGATATTTGCTGTGGAATTTACCTTGGAATATTCTAAAATTGATGGATTACTTTTTTGACGTAGAGATAGAcctataacacatttatttttgtaaaagtacATATCAGAAATGGATAGATACTGGGATTTTGTTTTGGATATTTAGGTTGGAAATGTTACATACCCCCACCTCCCcccattttttttaacctttttgttGCAAACAAACCCCAGATGTGTATGGTGGCATTTGAGCTGGATATGGAGAAGGCGTTTGCCGTGCAGTTCAGCCAGAACAAGGTGTGCAGCATCTGTATGGAGGTGGTGTACGAGAAAGCATCGCCCTCAGAGAGACGCTTCGGAATCCTCTCGAACTGCAATCACACCTACTGTCTGCCTTGCATCAGACAATGGCGGTGCGCCAAGCAGTTTGAGAACAAGATCATCAAGTGAGTGCTGTGCCTGCAACACATTTCGTAACACAAGGCAATGCAATGGCGGGCTTTAAGTTGGCGTTGTCTTTGTTTTACAAGATTGCTTAATTATAGTTTGCTCGCTTTAGAATTAGCTTACAAGAAAGAAATGGCCGATCACCACATCAAATTTATGGTATGGAGCATCACCATCCTCATCCAAAATTAGTGACACGTCCTGTTCTTTTTCCCCTTCtccacttttaaaaagaaatttggTTCCAAAATTAGACTAACATTTTGATAAGAAGTCTTTGTCATTGTCTTTCATGTTGTGTCTTTTGTCCAGTGTTACAGGTCTAAATAACACATTCATAACCAGTGCGAAGGGAAATGGTATAAAGTGGAGTCAGGAAATGCTATGAGACCAGTGAAACTGAAAGGTTGTAAACAGAACTTGTATGGAGTAAAGGCTTGGAAGACAGACAGGGATTTCGGCATGCTTTTATTGACTAATGCTCAGTTATTGTTTCTGTActgatgtgttttgggtaggtCGTGTCCTGAGTGCCGTGTGGTATCGGAGTTTGTTATCCCCAGTGTGTACTGGGTAGAGGACCAGGAAGAGAAGAACAGACTTATTGAAGAATTCAAAACAGGAGTGAGGTAAGAGGATTCACTGTATCCTCTTTAGAAAGTACTGAACCATATCCacaccaaagaaaaaaataatttagaggTGCTTTAGTTGCTACAGATTAAAATCATCCTAATGTAACTTTTGAGCAAAATAAGCCATCCTCCATAGGCTAAAATGATTCCAAAATTACCTGCTTTTGACTGGAGAGGGCTTTGGAATGAGATTTAtctttaaatcctttttttttttttttttttagtaattttacTGGCACCCAAAATAAGTATATATGGATTAAGTTCTATTTGTGCTGAAAAAATGTACAGAAGCTAATTTGGCTATTATGCATTCACAAGGAAGCACATTCGGAATTCTAATGTACTGATCACTTATGAGCTGTTGGTTTAGTTCATTTGTCCTTCATGGCCTTCTCATAAACCCTTATTCTAGGTGCATTCTTAAACATAGTTTTGTTGTTACAAGAAATTTGCATCGATCAGTGCATCATAGAAGGGAGGCAGCAACCTTCATTGGATAATGTTCCAGAACACTTTATTGTTAGGCCTTTGCGAAAAGAAGTTCAGATTTAAAT from Polyodon spathula isolate WHYD16114869_AA chromosome 16, ASM1765450v1, whole genome shotgun sequence includes these protein-coding regions:
- the LOC121328556 gene encoding probable E3 ubiquitin-protein ligase makorin-2 isoform X3, giving the protein MNTKQVTCRYFLHGVCREGSRCLFSHDLTTSKPSTICKFFQKGQCAYGDRCRYDHIKPSAGRGIGVLGAEGEYSSRPLPPVIPQSCNIAAPLIGGSHIAATGIGGSNFAIPVIGGNSIGIPILGGSHISAPIIGSNPAETGRRGKKPLVLRDRALCTSDERTPQYRVDDYKTPEPGCWGYQDEALNIKPHSYLEAIRSGLEDSTAGSSFANPQQLCPYAAAGQCHFGSSCAYLHGEVCEICTLQVLHPFDPEQRKAHEKMCMVAFELDMEKAFAVQFSQNKVCSICMEVVYEKASPSERRFGILSNCNHTYCLPCIRQWRCAKQFENKIINKKACKYFDQGRGTCPFGGKCFYMHAYPDGTRAEPETPRKQMSSEGSVRFLNSVRLWDFIQEREHRGERQHEDEVSELGELFMQLSGADQEASVTSTQ
- the LOC121328556 gene encoding probable E3 ubiquitin-protein ligase makorin-2 isoform X2; the protein is MYFLHGVCREGSRCLFSHDLTTSKPSTICKFFQKGQCAYGDRCRYDHIKPSAGRGIGVLGAEGEYSSRPLPPVIPQSCNIAAPLIGGSHIAATGIGGSNFAIPVIGGNSIGIPILGGSHISAPIIGSNPAETGRRGKKPLVLRDRALCTSDERTPQYRVDDYKTPEPGCWGYQDEALNIKPHSYLEAIRSGLEDSTAGSSFANPQQLCPYAAAGQCHFGSSCAYLHGEVCEICTLQVLHPFDPEQRKAHEKMCMVAFELDMEKAFAVQFSQNKVCSICMEVVYEKASPSERRFGILSNCNHTYCLPCIRQWRCAKQFENKIIKSCPECRVVSEFVIPSVYWVEDQEEKNRLIEEFKTGVSKKACKYFDQGRGTCPFGGKCFYMHAYPDGTRAEPETPRKQMSSEGSVRFLNSVRLWDFIQEREHRGERQHEDEVSELGELFMQLSGADQEASVTSTQ
- the LOC121328556 gene encoding probable E3 ubiquitin-protein ligase makorin-2 isoform X1, encoding MNTKQVTCRYFLHGVCREGSRCLFSHDLTTSKPSTICKFFQKGQCAYGDRCRYDHIKPSAGRGIGVLGAEGEYSSRPLPPVIPQSCNIAAPLIGGSHIAATGIGGSNFAIPVIGGNSIGIPILGGSHISAPIIGSNPAETGRRGKKPLVLRDRALCTSDERTPQYRVDDYKTPEPGCWGYQDEALNIKPHSYLEAIRSGLEDSTAGSSFANPQQLCPYAAAGQCHFGSSCAYLHGEVCEICTLQVLHPFDPEQRKAHEKMCMVAFELDMEKAFAVQFSQNKVCSICMEVVYEKASPSERRFGILSNCNHTYCLPCIRQWRCAKQFENKIIKSCPECRVVSEFVIPSVYWVEDQEEKNRLIEEFKTGVSKKACKYFDQGRGTCPFGGKCFYMHAYPDGTRAEPETPRKQMSSEGSVRFLNSVRLWDFIQEREHRGERQHEDEVSELGELFMQLSGADQEASVTSTQ